TATATTGTGGAATTAGTTCGAGGTGCGCGGAACCTCCCCGGACACcacgattataaaaaaaaatgtgattttGGTATGAATGCAGGCatttcttaaatttattattaaaaatattaaggaaATTTCTGGAAATGTGATAGTAATTTTATACTGTTTGCGGTTGTATAAAAGGGGATGCAGGGTTTAAAGAATTACAAGTGATTGTAGCATTCTTTTGTAATGATTAATGATTGTTGCTTTGTTGAGCTAATAATTTGCTTCTGTCAGAGTAGCTTTTATCAGCaaacaaacccaaaataaaagGCGTAACACGTAGTCAACCCCTTAAACTTGCCAGGATATTCTATTTAAGACAAACTAAGCCCCGTTCGAATTGAACACCTCAACTCCTATTAGTGTTCCAATTAAACACTTATGATTCAAATTCACCTTTAATTATACACATCAACCTCAAGTAGAAAATGGCATTCTTTACATAGTTAACTTAACTATCTAATAGACAAATAAAACCACATGCAAAAGCTTTTCTAAAATTTGGATTGGAAGTGTCTAATTGGAACACCTTATTGGGAGTTGAGGTGTTCAATTGAAACATGACTTAGTTCAAGCGTCTAAATGGAGTATGTTGGCAAGTTTAATTGGCCGGTTATTTATTAGgccaaaataaaaagaagaaaaaacaaagaaaagcaaGTCATTATATGCGATGATGATGTGAATATGCTTCAGTTCAGAAACTCTTGTGACATCATGGTATGTTTATGTTGTTTACTTAGGCATGCTATCAAACATGGAGGGAGGCTTTTAATATGTACCCATGGCCCTTGGTTATTCGAGTTAAAAGATTTTGGGGCAGACTAAGAGAGTGGCTAGCCATAAATTTCCCTGAAGTTTTGTCTACATTGCGTAAAGGTGCATCTGAGGACGAAATACTAGAGTTGGAGAAGAGTTTGAAAGTAAAGCTGCCTCTACCTACTAGGGTTCTCTACCGGTTTTATGATGGTCAAGAACTAACAAGTGAGGAGTCCGGTGGAAGCGTGCCTACAAATTTATTAGGCCTCATAGGAGGCTACTCCTTTTATGACCATCTGGTTAATGTATTTCTGTTGCCTTTACATCAAATGATTATAGAAACCAAAGAAATTATCAGACATCTCGGATTTGGCAATCGATCCAAGTACGTTGTTGTAGCTTCCTCTTGCGGCTACAATGAAAAGATTTTCTTTCTGAACTGTTCCAATGGTCAACTTTATGTTGGTACAAGGAATCTCACAACTGATGGAGAAATGATTCCTTGTGTACCGAATGCCTTGATAAATTCGTTGCATGATGTAAAAGGAACTCAACAACAAGATGCCGTGCTATTGTGGCTAGAGGAACATGTCCATCGCTTGCAACATGGCATGATCAAAGTCCGTAAAGAAGGAAAAGTGAAAAGTATCTGTCTTTTTCCAGAAGAGGCTCCACTTTGTTCTCTTGCTGTTACAAATGGTGTAAAGGTAATTGTTCTGGCTCCATGGAGCAAATAAAATAGACATTGCTCTTGTTAGTTGTTTCTGGTTTTAGTCCCATTCTGTAGACTAGACTAATAGTTAAATCATGTTAGGTTCGTGCTTCTTCTGTGTTCGTCCCAGAGTTCAGTAACATTCAAGATGAAGATGAGAAGTTTTTGTTTGCTTATTCTATCCGTATGTCTCTTTCACCTGAAGGATGCATAATGAATGGAATGACCCTCAATTCCTGCCAACTATATTGGAGACATTGGATCATCCGCTGCAATGATATTATTGTAGATAATGTAAATGGAGAAGCGGTGATAGGAAAGGTATCATTTTCATTAAGTTTTTTGATGAGGAACCACCCTTATTAATTAAAAATGTTGAGCTTCTGCTGTTGATCATGTTACTTTCACCTGTTGGCTTGTTAGCAAGTTCTTTGTGGGCACCTCTCTCATGTTAAGTGCCAGcagatctttttttcttttccaaagaCAACAAAATAATTCACTGGCACTTGGGGATCTTTCATTTGTTTTTAACTCCAGCAGAAGAAATAATAGTGACTTGATTTTCCTCTGAAGAGGAAATAAAACTTGCTGGAGCTGGCAAATCAGATATGGAACCCTAGACGAGATGATACACTTGTTGATCAGATTACATAAAGGACCTCttcaaataatattttctctaatAACCTAGTTATATAGCAAACTTTATTTTAGGAAAAGATGATTATGCATTAGGTTATGAATTTGTCTCTCCACACTTCTGCTGTTATGCTACAGCAGCTGTGGAAATGATGGAAAGACATCTCTAAAGGACATATATCATACTCTTGTGAAGTGGTGAAGTTCAGACTTTCATAACTGGTATTTTATGGAACTATACagatagtatatttatgataagcCTGATTAATAGGTTTTATTTGTTTGATAACTTTCTTTGGTTTTCATCTAGATAAAAAAGGAAGCTACTACCAAAGACTCTATTTGTTTTCAGCCAATGATATGCTTTAGTTGAGCCTGAAACTTTTGTGGTCTTTCCAGTTCATGGCGAACATGGATGTGCTCAAGTCAGTTAAGAGCTTCTTTTAACACAGTTAAGATGTGTGAAAGAAATATGGCAACTAGAATATTTCCTTAATACAGAAAGAGAGAGGGAAAAACATTTTAAGCTTGCTGTCAAATATTTACTTCTATGGCCCAAAATCTGAAGTCCTATGGATCTCTTATTGGACAGCGTCTCAAACTTCTCATATTTCTCTGTCAAACTTTTGCAGAATAAATATAACTCAATTTAAACATCAAAGAACTCATCTCAAATGTTACcttaaaaaataacatcaaataacTCCCCTTGATGCACAGCTGCAGGCTCTTTGGAAAATGGTTGGGGGTGATTGAAGGGTTGTTGGCTTTTCTTTTTGTATAGTGATTATGTGATTCTTCGCTTTATTCTGTTGACCTGAATAATCTCAACACTAGATCAGAACAGTTATAGAGGATTGAGATGAAATCAGAACACAACAGAAAGAAAGAGCACAATGTAGTAGGTGGAAGTGTTGATAGGAAATGGTGGTGG
The Capsicum annuum cultivar UCD-10X-F1 chromosome 6, UCD10Xv1.1, whole genome shotgun sequence DNA segment above includes these coding regions:
- the LOC107873171 gene encoding F-box protein SKIP16 — translated: MVLERLVGLTMHIILSKLTAQDAASVACVSRRFRNCSSDDLLWAKFCADELDLSSPIDPLGNPLPDFKACYQTWREAFNMYPWPLVIRVKRFWGRLREWLAINFPEVLSTLRKGASEDEILELEKSLKVKLPLPTRVLYRFYDGQELTSEESGGSVPTNLLGLIGGYSFYDHLVNVFLLPLHQMIIETKEIIRHLGFGNRSKYVVVASSCGYNEKIFFLNCSNGQLYVGTRNLTTDGEMIPCVPNALINSLHDVKGTQQQDAVLLWLEEHVHRLQHGMIKVRKEGKVKSICLFPEEAPLCSLAVTNGVKVRASSVFVPEFSNIQDEDEKFLFAYSIRMSLSPEGCIMNGMTLNSCQLYWRHWIIRCNDIIVDNVNGEAVIGKFPLLRSGEEEFVYESCTPQSSSPGSIEGAFTFIPGRLADPKGSPFEAVVSRFPLLVPDYIF